A single genomic interval of Saccharothrix saharensis harbors:
- a CDS encoding acetyl-CoA C-acetyltransferase — translation MPEAVIVATSRSPIGRARKGSLVDLRPDDLAAQIVGAALDQVPELDRDDITDLHLGCAEPQDEHGQNVARRIAVQLGLDTLPGTTVNRFCASSVQTARMAFHAIKAGEGHAFVSAGVECVSRYRHGDPHFNPLFDVARERTQRTAETNEPWHDPREDGELPDYYIAMGQTAENVATLLGISRRDQDEFGVRSHNLAEKAIADGFFAREITPVTLPDGTVVSADDGPRKSVTYDAVSALKPSFRPEGTVTPGNCCPLNDGAAAVVIMSDVKAKELGLTPLARIVSTGVSGLSPEIMGLGPVDATRQALAHANLTIGDIDLVEINEAFAVQVLGSQRVLGIDVDKLNVHGGAIALGHPFGSTGARIMTTLINGMRARDVQFGLETMCVGGGQGMAIILERLS, via the coding sequence ATGCCCGAGGCTGTCATCGTCGCCACCTCGCGTTCCCCGATCGGTCGGGCGCGCAAGGGGTCGCTGGTCGACCTGCGCCCGGACGACCTGGCCGCGCAGATCGTCGGCGCCGCGCTGGACCAGGTCCCGGAGCTGGACCGCGACGACATCACCGACCTGCACCTGGGGTGCGCCGAGCCGCAGGACGAGCACGGCCAGAACGTGGCCCGCCGCATCGCCGTCCAGCTCGGCCTGGACACCCTGCCCGGCACCACCGTCAACCGGTTCTGCGCGTCCTCGGTGCAGACCGCGCGGATGGCGTTCCACGCCATCAAAGCGGGCGAGGGCCACGCGTTCGTCAGCGCCGGCGTGGAGTGCGTCTCCCGCTACCGGCACGGCGACCCGCACTTCAACCCGCTGTTCGACGTCGCCCGCGAGCGCACCCAGCGCACCGCCGAGACCAACGAGCCGTGGCACGACCCGCGCGAGGACGGCGAGCTGCCCGACTACTACATCGCGATGGGCCAGACCGCCGAGAACGTCGCCACCCTGCTCGGCATCAGCCGCCGCGACCAGGACGAGTTCGGCGTGCGGTCGCACAACCTCGCCGAGAAGGCCATCGCGGACGGCTTCTTCGCCCGCGAGATCACGCCGGTCACGCTGCCGGACGGCACGGTGGTCAGCGCGGACGACGGCCCGCGCAAGAGCGTCACCTACGACGCCGTGTCGGCGCTGAAGCCGTCGTTCCGTCCAGAAGGGACGGTCACGCCCGGGAACTGCTGCCCCCTCAACGACGGCGCGGCGGCCGTCGTCATCATGAGCGACGTCAAGGCCAAGGAGCTGGGCCTGACCCCGTTGGCGCGCATCGTGTCCACCGGCGTGTCCGGTCTCTCGCCGGAGATCATGGGCCTGGGCCCGGTCGACGCCACCAGGCAGGCTCTCGCGCACGCGAACCTGACCATCGGCGACATCGACCTGGTCGAGATCAACGAGGCGTTCGCGGTGCAGGTGCTGGGCAGCCAGCGCGTGCTCGGCATCGACGTGGACAAGCTGAACGTGCACGGCGGCGCGATCGCGCTGGGCCACCCGTTCGGCTCGACCGGCGCCCGCATCATGACCACCCTGATCAACGGGATGCGCGCGCGTGACGTCCAGTTCGGGCTGGAGACGATGTGCGTCGGCGGCGGTCAGGGCATGGCGATCATCCTGGAGAGGTTGAGCTGA
- a CDS encoding acyl-CoA dehydrogenase family protein: MRRTLFEPDHEAFRESAQAFCDRTLRPNYERFVEQRSIDRDVWLEAGKQGLLGLEVPEEYGGSGANDYRFNAVLGEELSKVSAGMSSCLGIHGDVVAPYLVDLCTEEQKQRWLPRFCSGELTTGIGMTEPSGGSDLAALKSTAVRDGGDWVLNGSKTFITNGFSADMIVVAARTSPEKKARGITLFAVETGMKGFERGRKLDKVGQPESDTAELFFEDVRVPAENVIGEVDQGFIYMMERLPQERLGGAISNLAHAKQILLETIEYTKERKAFGQAIGSFQHNKFTLAELVTKIDVTQAFLDQCTDAHTRRELTAVDAAKAKWWSADVQNDVIDACVQLHGGYGYMTEYRVARAWMDARVTRIWAGSNEIMKELIGRDLGL; this comes from the coding sequence GTGCGCCGCACGTTGTTCGAGCCCGACCACGAAGCGTTCCGCGAGTCCGCGCAGGCGTTCTGCGACCGCACCCTCCGCCCGAACTACGAGCGGTTCGTCGAGCAGCGCAGCATCGACCGCGACGTGTGGCTGGAAGCGGGCAAGCAGGGGCTGCTCGGCCTGGAGGTCCCCGAGGAGTACGGCGGCAGCGGCGCGAACGACTACCGGTTCAACGCCGTGCTCGGCGAGGAGCTGTCCAAGGTCAGCGCCGGCATGTCGTCCTGCCTGGGCATCCACGGCGACGTCGTCGCGCCCTACCTGGTCGACCTGTGCACCGAGGAGCAGAAGCAGCGCTGGCTGCCCCGGTTCTGCTCGGGCGAGCTGACGACCGGCATCGGCATGACCGAGCCCTCCGGCGGCTCGGACCTGGCCGCGCTCAAGAGCACCGCCGTGCGCGACGGCGGCGACTGGGTGCTCAACGGCTCCAAGACGTTCATCACCAACGGCTTCTCCGCCGACATGATCGTCGTCGCCGCGCGCACCAGCCCGGAGAAGAAGGCCCGCGGCATCACGCTGTTCGCCGTCGAGACCGGCATGAAGGGCTTCGAGCGCGGCCGCAAGCTGGACAAGGTCGGCCAGCCCGAGTCCGACACCGCCGAGCTGTTCTTCGAGGACGTGCGCGTACCGGCCGAGAACGTCATCGGCGAGGTCGACCAGGGCTTCATCTACATGATGGAACGCCTGCCGCAGGAACGCCTCGGCGGCGCGATCTCCAACCTGGCCCACGCCAAGCAGATCCTGCTCGAGACGATCGAGTACACCAAGGAGCGCAAGGCGTTCGGCCAGGCCATCGGCTCGTTCCAGCACAACAAGTTCACCCTCGCCGAGCTGGTCACCAAGATCGACGTCACCCAGGCGTTCCTGGACCAGTGCACCGACGCGCACACCCGGCGCGAGCTGACCGCCGTGGACGCGGCGAAGGCCAAGTGGTGGAGCGCGGACGTGCAGAACGACGTCATCGACGCGTGCGTGCAGCTGCACGGCGGCTACGGCTACATGACCGAGTACCGCGTGGCCCGCGCCTGGATGGACGCCCGCGTGACCCGGATCTGGGCCGGCTCCAACGAGATCATGAAGGAACTCATCGGCCGCGACCTCGGCCTCTAG
- a CDS encoding TetR/AcrR family transcriptional regulator, with product MLIAAAAAFSVRGYHATTTRDIAAQAGMSPAAVYIHYRSKEELLFHISRVGHATSLSLLTGVSEVDPVDRLAAAVRAFASWHAEYHTTARVVQYELSALTPEHLAEVVELRRRIEAAVRGMIADGVAAGAFDVPDVRGATLAVLSLCIDVARWYQPSGRRTPAEIGDLYADLVLRMVRTP from the coding sequence ATGCTGATCGCCGCCGCCGCCGCGTTCTCGGTGCGCGGGTACCACGCGACGACGACCCGTGACATCGCGGCACAGGCCGGCATGTCACCGGCCGCGGTCTATATCCACTACCGGTCCAAAGAGGAACTGCTGTTCCACATCTCGCGGGTGGGGCACGCCACGTCGTTGTCGCTGCTGACCGGGGTGTCCGAGGTGGACCCGGTGGACCGGCTGGCGGCGGCCGTGCGGGCGTTCGCGTCGTGGCACGCGGAGTACCACACGACGGCGCGGGTGGTGCAGTACGAGCTGAGCGCGTTGACGCCGGAGCACCTGGCCGAGGTGGTGGAGCTGCGGCGGCGGATCGAGGCGGCGGTGCGCGGCATGATCGCCGACGGCGTGGCCGCGGGGGCGTTCGACGTGCCCGACGTGCGCGGTGCGACCCTGGCCGTGCTGTCCCTGTGCATCGACGTGGCCCGCTGGTACCAACCCTCCGGCCGCCGCACCCCGGCCGAGATCGGCGACCTCTACGCCGACCTGGTCCTGCGCATGGTCCGCACCCCCTGA
- a CDS encoding GlsB/YeaQ/YmgE family stress response membrane protein yields the protein MGIGGVISALIVGLIIGLLGKLVAPGKQAIPIWLTIIVGIVAAFLGTFIARALGVEDTPGIDWIEIIVQVIIAAIGVSLVAGFYGKKSVR from the coding sequence GTGGGCATCGGCGGTGTGATCAGCGCTCTGATCGTGGGTCTCATCATCGGTTTGCTGGGCAAGCTCGTGGCGCCGGGCAAGCAGGCCATCCCCATCTGGCTGACGATCATCGTCGGCATCGTGGCGGCGTTCCTGGGCACGTTCATCGCCCGGGCGCTCGGCGTGGAGGACACGCCCGGCATCGACTGGATCGAGATCATCGTGCAGGTGATCATCGCCGCCATCGGCGTGAGCCTCGTCGCCGGCTTCTACGGCAAGAAATCCGTCCGCTGA
- a CDS encoding sporulation protein yields MDTVLANPNARPGELLTGEVRIAGGDHPADIDLVKLSLVTRVEVESGDNEYNRNVEFAQVVVGQRIGVGPGQQLALPFRFPVPLETPLTVVHGQHLHGMTMGLRTELEVRGAVDPGDLDPVAVHPTRSQEHVLNAFGALGFRFQRADNESGRIHGVPQQLPFYQEIEFLPPGQFLSKISQLELTFVTDPHRLYVVLEADRRGGLFRAGGDSFGHFAMSHDEVIRTDWAALLHQWMDQVSGRRSSHGFGH; encoded by the coding sequence GTGGACACGGTGCTGGCCAACCCCAACGCACGGCCCGGTGAGCTGCTCACCGGCGAGGTGCGCATCGCGGGCGGGGACCACCCCGCCGACATCGACCTGGTCAAGCTGTCGCTCGTCACCCGGGTCGAGGTGGAGAGCGGCGACAACGAGTACAACCGCAACGTCGAGTTCGCGCAGGTCGTGGTCGGTCAGCGGATCGGCGTCGGGCCGGGGCAGCAGCTGGCGCTGCCGTTCCGGTTCCCGGTGCCGCTGGAGACGCCGTTGACCGTCGTGCACGGTCAGCACCTGCACGGCATGACGATGGGGCTGCGCACGGAGCTGGAGGTGCGCGGCGCGGTCGACCCCGGCGACCTCGACCCGGTGGCCGTGCACCCGACCCGGTCGCAGGAGCACGTGCTGAACGCGTTCGGCGCGCTCGGGTTCCGGTTCCAGCGGGCCGACAACGAGTCGGGGCGCATCCACGGCGTGCCGCAGCAGCTGCCGTTCTACCAGGAGATCGAGTTCCTGCCGCCGGGGCAGTTCCTGAGCAAGATCAGCCAGCTGGAGCTGACCTTCGTGACCGATCCGCACCGGCTGTACGTGGTGCTGGAGGCGGACCGGCGCGGTGGGCTGTTCCGGGCGGGCGGTGACTCGTTCGGCCACTTCGCCATGTCGCACGATGAGGTGATCCGCACGGACTGGGCGGCGCTGCTGCACCAGTGGATGGACCAGGTCTCCGGCAGGCGATCTTCCCACGGTTTCGGCCACTAG
- a CDS encoding acetyl-CoA carboxylase family protein has protein sequence MPTLLVANRGEIAVRVLRAAADLGWRTVALVTDSDDAHGRHADRAVRLQGSYLDVDAVLAAADGCDLVHPGYGFLAENAGFARRCAEAGLTFVGPPPEVLELLGDKSRARALAAEVGVPVLAGAEDGFEDFFRRHGAVVVKAVAGGGGKGVRVVRRLADLAAAVERCRAEALAAFGDGTVFVEELLEPARHVEVQLVGTTVLGDRDCSLQVRHQKLVEVAPAPGLSADLRSALHGAAATIARAVRYTGLGTVEFLVAPDGRFAFLEANPRLQVEHTVTEQVTGLDLVRAQLLLATEVEPDLTHTPRGSALQLRVSLTSTGRLSAFEPPTGPGVRVDTHASVGYRAGLGFDPLLAKVVVHADDPDTALRRARRALDEFTVDGARTNIGFLRGLLDHPDVLQAHTGLVDSLPREDTGARAPVQGTVVAIENGTVVVEAMKMQHVVPIGDARVLVEVGDTVAEGALLAEGVDVAVEEKAVEVDLDDVRADLAETLARHDFTRPEAEAKRHAAGRRTVRENIADLCEEFVEYGGLAIAAQRRRRSLDELVERTPADGLVAGVGTVNGGRVVAMSYDYTVMAGTQGLRNHAKKDRMFALAEQKRLPVVLFAEGGGGRPGDTDHGGVSGLDCLAFHLFAKLSGLVPLVGIASGRCFAGNAVLLGTCDVVIATRDATIGMGGPAMIEGGGLGVFRSEEVGPVDVQVPNGVIDVLVADEAEAVAVAKKYLSYFQGPVDAWECADQRRLRHLVPENRVRAYDVRSVVETVADTGSVLELRPGFGLGIVTALVRVEGRPLGLVANDPGHLGGAIDADSADKAARFLQLCDAFDLPVVSLCDTPGFMVGPDAERTATVRHLTRMLVAGANLDVPFGFVALRKAYGLGAQAMAAGSLKVPLFAVSWPSGEFGPMGLEGAVRLGYRRELDAIEDPAQRKEMFEAMVSAAYEHGKALNVASAYEIDDVIDPADTRRWITTLLTGPDPVQVRTGKKRPFVDTW, from the coding sequence GTGCCCACGCTGCTCGTCGCCAACCGGGGAGAGATCGCCGTCCGGGTCCTGCGCGCCGCCGCCGACCTCGGCTGGCGGACCGTCGCCCTGGTCACCGACTCCGACGACGCCCACGGCAGGCACGCCGACCGCGCGGTCCGGCTGCAGGGCTCCTACCTGGACGTGGACGCCGTGCTCGCCGCCGCCGACGGCTGCGACCTGGTGCACCCCGGCTACGGGTTCCTGGCCGAGAACGCCGGGTTCGCCCGCCGCTGCGCCGAGGCCGGGCTGACGTTCGTCGGACCACCGCCGGAGGTGCTGGAGCTGCTCGGCGACAAGAGCCGGGCCCGCGCCCTGGCCGCCGAGGTCGGCGTGCCCGTGCTGGCGGGCGCGGAGGACGGGTTCGAGGACTTCTTCCGGCGGCACGGCGCGGTGGTCGTGAAGGCCGTGGCCGGTGGCGGCGGCAAGGGCGTGCGGGTGGTGCGCCGGCTCGCCGACCTGGCCGCGGCGGTCGAGCGCTGCCGGGCCGAGGCGCTGGCCGCGTTCGGCGACGGCACCGTGTTCGTGGAGGAGCTGCTGGAACCGGCGCGGCACGTCGAGGTGCAGCTGGTCGGCACCACGGTGCTCGGCGACCGGGACTGCTCGTTGCAGGTCCGGCACCAGAAGCTGGTCGAGGTCGCGCCCGCGCCCGGCCTGTCGGCCGACCTGCGGTCCGCGCTGCACGGCGCGGCGGCGACGATCGCCCGTGCCGTCCGCTACACCGGGCTGGGCACGGTCGAGTTCCTGGTCGCGCCGGACGGCCGGTTCGCGTTCCTGGAGGCCAACCCGAGGCTCCAGGTCGAGCACACCGTCACCGAGCAGGTCACCGGGCTGGACCTGGTGCGCGCCCAGCTGCTGCTGGCGACCGAGGTCGAGCCGGACCTGACCCACACGCCGCGCGGCAGCGCGCTGCAACTGAGGGTGAGCCTGACGTCCACGGGACGGTTGTCGGCGTTCGAGCCGCCGACCGGACCCGGCGTGCGGGTCGACACGCACGCGTCCGTCGGCTACCGGGCGGGCCTCGGCTTCGACCCGCTGCTGGCCAAGGTCGTGGTGCACGCCGACGACCCGGACACCGCGCTGCGCCGCGCCCGCCGCGCGCTGGACGAGTTCACCGTGGACGGTGCGCGGACCAACATCGGCTTCCTGCGCGGTCTCCTGGACCACCCGGACGTGTTGCAGGCGCACACGGGCCTGGTTGATTCGCTGCCCCGTGAGGACACCGGAGCGCGCGCTCCCGTGCAAGGCACCGTCGTCGCCATCGAGAACGGCACGGTCGTCGTGGAAGCGATGAAGATGCAGCACGTCGTGCCGATCGGTGACGCGCGGGTGCTGGTCGAGGTCGGTGACACGGTCGCGGAAGGCGCGCTGCTCGCCGAGGGCGTGGACGTCGCCGTCGAGGAGAAGGCCGTCGAGGTCGACCTGGACGACGTGCGAGCCGACCTCGCGGAAACGTTGGCGCGCCACGACTTCACGCGTCCCGAGGCGGAGGCCAAGCGGCACGCCGCGGGACGCCGCACGGTCCGGGAGAACATCGCCGACCTGTGCGAGGAGTTCGTGGAGTACGGCGGGCTGGCCATCGCCGCGCAACGCCGCCGCCGGTCGCTGGACGAGCTGGTCGAGCGCACCCCGGCCGACGGCCTGGTGGCGGGCGTCGGCACGGTGAACGGCGGCCGGGTCGTGGCGATGTCCTACGACTACACGGTGATGGCCGGCACGCAGGGCCTGCGCAACCACGCCAAGAAGGACCGGATGTTCGCGCTGGCCGAGCAGAAGCGGCTGCCCGTGGTGCTGTTCGCCGAGGGCGGCGGCGGGCGGCCCGGCGACACCGACCACGGCGGCGTCAGCGGGCTGGACTGCCTCGCGTTCCACCTGTTCGCCAAGCTGTCCGGGCTCGTGCCGCTGGTCGGCATCGCGTCCGGCCGCTGCTTCGCGGGCAACGCCGTGCTGCTGGGCACGTGCGACGTGGTCATCGCGACCCGTGACGCCACCATCGGCATGGGCGGCCCGGCCATGATCGAGGGCGGCGGGCTCGGCGTGTTCCGGTCGGAGGAGGTCGGGCCGGTCGACGTGCAGGTGCCCAACGGCGTGATCGACGTGCTCGTGGCCGACGAGGCCGAGGCCGTCGCGGTGGCCAAGAAGTACCTGTCGTACTTCCAGGGCCCGGTGGACGCTTGGGAGTGCGCCGACCAGCGGCGGCTGCGCCACCTCGTGCCGGAGAACCGGGTTCGCGCCTACGACGTGCGGTCCGTGGTGGAGACCGTCGCCGACACCGGCTCGGTGTTGGAGCTGCGGCCCGGGTTCGGGCTCGGCATCGTCACGGCGCTGGTCCGGGTCGAGGGGCGGCCGCTCGGCCTGGTCGCGAACGACCCCGGCCACCTCGGCGGCGCGATCGACGCGGACTCCGCGGACAAGGCCGCGCGGTTCCTCCAGCTCTGCGACGCGTTCGACCTGCCGGTGGTGTCGCTGTGCGACACGCCGGGGTTCATGGTCGGGCCGGACGCCGAGCGCACCGCGACCGTGCGGCACCTGACCCGGATGCTCGTGGCCGGCGCGAACCTGGACGTGCCGTTCGGGTTCGTGGCGCTGCGCAAGGCGTACGGGCTGGGCGCGCAGGCGATGGCGGCGGGCAGCTTGAAGGTGCCGCTGTTCGCGGTGTCGTGGCCCAGCGGCGAGTTCGGCCCCATGGGGCTGGAAGGCGCGGTGCGGCTCGGGTACCGGCGCGAGCTGGACGCCATCGAGGACCCGGCGCAGCGCAAGGAGATGTTCGAGGCGATGGTCTCCGCCGCCTACGAGCACGGCAAGGCGCTCAACGTGGCCTCGGCGTACGAGATCGACGACGTGATCGACCCGGCCGACACGCGCCGCTGGATCACCACCCTGCTCACCGGACCCGACCCCGTCCAGGTCAGGACCGGCAAGAAACGCCCGTTCGTGGACACCTGGTGA
- a CDS encoding MFS transporter: MVTTAPPERRTLRKLMAAGLVGSSLEWYDFFIYATAAALVFPKLFFPEASPLVGLLLSFSTFWAGFIARPVGGLVFGHVGDKFGRKPALVTCLALMAAATFLIGVLPTSATLGVVAPVLLVVLRFLQGIAVGGQWGGVVLLLTETAGPGRRGFAGTFGQAGVPLGVILGNVAFLVVGATVPPASFATWGWRVPFLASALLFPVVLFIQLKVEDSPVFREIKERRPAGPPPAPLKEVLRTHRRPVLLGAGLMFASNAVFYVSIAGVLDYATRELGLARNSVLVVTLLSSLVSVPVILLAGRWSDRHGRRPLIVAGAVSMIVWAFPYFWLIDTASLGLIFVALAVSGVGSSLVYGPVAAYLAELFEPQVRYSGASLAYQLASILVSGGTPFIMTALLVATGTSLSVSAFLLVMGVVTLASVLGLRETHRA, from the coding sequence ATGGTCACGACCGCTCCCCCCGAGCGGCGCACGTTGCGCAAACTCATGGCGGCCGGGCTCGTCGGCTCGTCGCTCGAGTGGTACGACTTCTTCATCTACGCGACCGCCGCGGCGCTGGTGTTCCCGAAGTTGTTCTTCCCCGAGGCGTCGCCGCTGGTCGGGTTGCTGCTGTCGTTCAGCACGTTCTGGGCCGGGTTCATCGCCCGGCCGGTCGGCGGGCTGGTGTTCGGGCACGTCGGCGACAAGTTCGGCCGCAAGCCCGCGCTGGTGACCTGCCTGGCGCTGATGGCGGCGGCTACGTTCCTGATCGGGGTGCTGCCGACCAGCGCGACGCTGGGTGTGGTGGCGCCGGTGCTGCTGGTGGTGCTGCGGTTCCTCCAGGGCATCGCGGTGGGCGGTCAGTGGGGCGGCGTCGTGCTGCTGCTGACCGAGACCGCCGGGCCGGGGCGGCGCGGGTTCGCGGGCACGTTCGGCCAGGCCGGCGTGCCGCTGGGGGTGATCCTGGGCAACGTGGCGTTCCTCGTCGTGGGTGCGACGGTGCCGCCCGCGTCGTTCGCGACGTGGGGGTGGCGGGTGCCGTTCCTGGCGAGCGCGCTGCTGTTCCCCGTGGTGCTGTTCATCCAGCTGAAGGTGGAGGACAGCCCGGTGTTCCGGGAGATCAAGGAACGGCGCCCGGCCGGCCCGCCGCCCGCGCCGTTGAAGGAGGTGCTGCGGACGCACCGGCGGCCGGTGCTGCTGGGCGCGGGGTTGATGTTCGCGTCGAACGCCGTGTTCTACGTCAGCATCGCCGGCGTGCTCGACTACGCGACCCGTGAGCTGGGGTTGGCGCGCAACTCGGTGCTGGTCGTGACGCTGCTGTCGTCGCTGGTCAGCGTGCCGGTGATCCTGCTGGCGGGGCGTTGGTCGGACCGGCACGGCAGGCGTCCGCTGATCGTGGCGGGCGCGGTGTCGATGATCGTGTGGGCGTTCCCGTACTTCTGGTTGATCGACACCGCGTCGCTGGGGCTGATCTTCGTCGCGCTGGCCGTGTCGGGGGTGGGGTCGAGCCTGGTCTACGGGCCGGTGGCGGCGTACCTGGCGGAGCTGTTCGAGCCCCAGGTGCGGTACTCGGGCGCGTCGCTGGCGTACCAGTTGGCGTCCATCCTGGTCAGCGGCGGCACACCGTTCATCATGACCGCGTTGCTGGTGGCCACGGGCACGTCCCTGTCGGTTTCGGCGTTCCTGCTGGTCATGGGCGTGGTGACGCTGGCCTCGGTGCTCGGGCTGCGGGAGACGCACCGGGCTTGA